One Mya arenaria isolate MELC-2E11 chromosome 5, ASM2691426v1 genomic window carries:
- the LOC128233558 gene encoding uncharacterized protein LOC128233558 isoform X1, which produces MCMLCSKRRLAAEDRNMHLCSADKNIPWNQVKALIQGRCENTEPFTCAACLASFENICLLHYHCIQHNGTGSYSFDSKTNTAFPRYDYHCKSSLVTDDDFDLDKHGDNVTILYGRPGNFGFNDGSMIDNEEEDKLEENCAECPDEDTDVTNNSHQKDAIGTVQIIDTEENNASTNSIPVEICNVTRTPEGWIVFEIAEDQLNLYNATADIVMQEISKHGDDWFLKAASGVTVIVPTSEPQASQENILPVTESIGGEHSEPTCSNGMTEPMHLNKCLEDCASGDENDCLSDTSKTSHIKAAENKNRQSFVAVSDKVKDIPETIHIGSLSVSTNVKFDKKTKEDRPSDAVITSLASRRPVRNRRLTAKFIDSEFVQDLPLFTGSQTHEPRKSETSMFSKQNSENETESQNGENNQSTFETGFFKNETSNEMITETSHCSNNGNDKSFTAAEGTGLDTSRTKKRIQKLKIKSKVLNVTKSRRTKSKNKSILGRDGKKKTHRCETCGKVGSIQMVRYHEQVHSGNAQFCCDVCNKRFYTKEALRSHMIQHGERKWKCPHCDAAFFKRNYLENHVLKHTGEDPFRHQCDLCGEKFKESYILRRHVKNYHNQIRDFQCRICKRMFFRADSRDQHEQRHYEAYLQCSYCPKKFKAKLDLRKHELTHTGDKQFFCPICMQGFGQIWPYYKHMWRIHNVQKDRAKEMRIKNPAIVNMRNINDEERTCGEEIILPPENRKIVQNEVKMIFRHRKSAEQQPVVENVNQNINQNHSVIYTDVHGNILEGVTFSSDVQESTNSINDNENYGNTDNTETDVTLDDTLVLNVEERMGQDGTIVINTNDIPEDGGSYIMLDDGQIVGSVVICSDNANTDLQYT; this is translated from the exons atgtgtatgttgtgttcCAAAAGAAG GCTTGCAGCAGAAGACAGAAACATGCATTTATGCTCAGCAGATAAAAATATTCCATGGAATCAAGTAAAAGCTCTTATTCAGGGGCGCTGTGAGAACACAGAACCTTTCACGTGTGCAGCATGTTTAgcttcatttgaaaatatatgctTGTTGCATTATCATTGCATTCAGCATAATGGAACTGGATCCTACTCCTTTGATAGCAAGACGAACACAGCCTTTCCAAGGTATGATTACCATTGCAAATCATCCCTAGTGACGGATGATGACTTTGACTTAGACAAACATGGCGACAATGTAACAATTCTTTATGGAAGGCCTGGTAATTTTGGGTTTAATGATGGAAGTATGATCGACAATGAAGAAGAGGATAAGTTGGAAGAAAATTGTGCTGAATGTCCTGATGAGGATACAGATGTTACTAATAATAGTCATCAAAAAGATGCCATTGGAACAGTACAGATAATAGATACTGAGGAAAATAATGCTAGTACAAACAGTATTCCTGTTGAAATATGTAATGTTACGAGAACCCCTGAAGGCTGGATTGTGTTTGAAATTGCTGAAGACCAGTTGAATCTTTACAATGCAACGGCCGACATTGTAATGCaggaaatttcaaaacatggaGATGACTGGTTCTTAAAAGCA GCATCTGGTGTCACTGTCATTGTTCCAACATCAGAACCACAGGCCAGTCAGGAAAACATACTGCCAG TCACTGAGAGCATTGGTGGTGAACATTCGGAACCCACATGTTCTAATGGAATGACTGAGccaatgcatttaaacaagtGCCTTGAAGATTGTGCTAGTGGTGATGAGAATGATTGTTTGTCAGACACAAGCAAGACATCACATATAAAGGCAGCTGAGAATAAAAATAGGCAATCTTTTGTTGCAGTTTCTGACAAAGTAAAGGATATACCTGAAACAATTCATATAGGAAGTTTATCAGTATCGACCaatgttaaatttgataaaaagacaAAAGAGGATAGACCATCAGATGCTGTTATCACTTCCTTGGCTTCAAGACGTCCTGTTAGAAACAGGCGATTGACAGCGAAGTTTATTGATAGTGAGTTTGTGCAAGATTTGCCGCTGTTCACTGGAAGTCAAACTCACGAGCCAAGAAAATCGGAAACAAGTATGTTCAGCAAACAGAACAGTGAAAATGAAACGGAAAGTCAAAATGGCGAAAACAATCAATCTACATTTGAAACtgggttttttaaaaatgagacTAGCAATGAAATGATCACAGAGACTTCACACTGCAGCAACAACGGCAATGATAAATCATTTACAGCAGCAGAGGGTACTGGTCTTGACACAAGTAGAACTAAGAAAAGAATTCAAAAACTGAAAATCAAGAGTAAAGTATTGAATGTAACCAAATCTAGAAGAACCAAGAGTAAGAATAAATCTATTCTTGGAAGAGATGGGAAAAAGAAGACCCATCGATGTGAAACATGTGGAAAAGTTGGGTCAATTCAGATGGTGCGCTATCATGAGCAGGTCCATTCCGGCAATGCACAGTTTTGTTGTGATGTTTGCAACAAACGATTCTACACTAAAGAAGCACTAAGG TCCCATATGATCCAGCATGGCGAGCGCAAGTGGAAGTGTCCACACTGTGATGCAGCGTTCTTCAAGAGGAACTACCTCGAGAACCACGTGCTCAAGCATACGGGAGAGGACCCTTTCAGGCACCAGTGTGATTTATGTGGCGAGAAATTTAA AGAGAGCTACATTCTCCGTAGACATGTGAAAAACTACCACAATCAGATAAGAGACTTCCAGTGTCGTATCTGCAAGAGGATGTTTTTCCGAGCCGACTCCAGGGACCAGCACGAACAGCGCCATTACGAGGCCTACTTACAATGTTCCTATTGCCCGAAGAAGTTCAAGGCTAAGCTAGATCTCAGAAAGCATGAGTTGACACACACAGGTGATAAACAGTTCTTTTGCCCGATCTGTATGCAGGGATTTGGTCAGATCTGGCCTTATTATAAACACATGTGGAGAATACATAATGTGCAGAAGGATAGGGCGAAAGAAATGAGAATTAAGAATCCAGCGATAGTGAATATGAGAAATATAAATGACGAAGAGAGGACTTGTGGTGAAGAAATTATCCTCCCGCCAGAAAATAGAAAGATCGTGCAAAATGAGGTGAAAATGATTTTCAGGCACAGAAAAAGCGCTGAACAACAACCAGTTGTGGAAAATGTTAATCAGAATATTAACCAGAATCATAGCGTTATATATACAGATGTCCATGGAAACATTCTAGAGGGTGTTACATTTTCATCCGATGTTCAAGAAAGTACTAACAgcattaatgataatgaaaattatGGAAACACTGACAATACAGAAACTGACGTTACACTAGATGACACACTTGTGCTTAATGTTGAAGAAAGGATGGGGCAAGATGGAACTATTGTCATCAATACGAACGATATACCGGAGGATGGGGGGAGCTATATAATGTTGGACGATGGTCAAATAGTTGGAAGTGTGGTCATCTGCTCGGACAATGCTAATACTGATTTACAATACACATGA
- the LOC128233558 gene encoding uncharacterized protein LOC128233558 isoform X2 produces the protein MHLCSADKNIPWNQVKALIQGRCENTEPFTCAACLASFENICLLHYHCIQHNGTGSYSFDSKTNTAFPRYDYHCKSSLVTDDDFDLDKHGDNVTILYGRPGNFGFNDGSMIDNEEEDKLEENCAECPDEDTDVTNNSHQKDAIGTVQIIDTEENNASTNSIPVEICNVTRTPEGWIVFEIAEDQLNLYNATADIVMQEISKHGDDWFLKAASGVTVIVPTSEPQASQENILPVTESIGGEHSEPTCSNGMTEPMHLNKCLEDCASGDENDCLSDTSKTSHIKAAENKNRQSFVAVSDKVKDIPETIHIGSLSVSTNVKFDKKTKEDRPSDAVITSLASRRPVRNRRLTAKFIDSEFVQDLPLFTGSQTHEPRKSETSMFSKQNSENETESQNGENNQSTFETGFFKNETSNEMITETSHCSNNGNDKSFTAAEGTGLDTSRTKKRIQKLKIKSKVLNVTKSRRTKSKNKSILGRDGKKKTHRCETCGKVGSIQMVRYHEQVHSGNAQFCCDVCNKRFYTKEALRSHMIQHGERKWKCPHCDAAFFKRNYLENHVLKHTGEDPFRHQCDLCGEKFKESYILRRHVKNYHNQIRDFQCRICKRMFFRADSRDQHEQRHYEAYLQCSYCPKKFKAKLDLRKHELTHTGDKQFFCPICMQGFGQIWPYYKHMWRIHNVQKDRAKEMRIKNPAIVNMRNINDEERTCGEEIILPPENRKIVQNEVKMIFRHRKSAEQQPVVENVNQNINQNHSVIYTDVHGNILEGVTFSSDVQESTNSINDNENYGNTDNTETDVTLDDTLVLNVEERMGQDGTIVINTNDIPEDGGSYIMLDDGQIVGSVVICSDNANTDLQYT, from the exons ATGCATTTATGCTCAGCAGATAAAAATATTCCATGGAATCAAGTAAAAGCTCTTATTCAGGGGCGCTGTGAGAACACAGAACCTTTCACGTGTGCAGCATGTTTAgcttcatttgaaaatatatgctTGTTGCATTATCATTGCATTCAGCATAATGGAACTGGATCCTACTCCTTTGATAGCAAGACGAACACAGCCTTTCCAAGGTATGATTACCATTGCAAATCATCCCTAGTGACGGATGATGACTTTGACTTAGACAAACATGGCGACAATGTAACAATTCTTTATGGAAGGCCTGGTAATTTTGGGTTTAATGATGGAAGTATGATCGACAATGAAGAAGAGGATAAGTTGGAAGAAAATTGTGCTGAATGTCCTGATGAGGATACAGATGTTACTAATAATAGTCATCAAAAAGATGCCATTGGAACAGTACAGATAATAGATACTGAGGAAAATAATGCTAGTACAAACAGTATTCCTGTTGAAATATGTAATGTTACGAGAACCCCTGAAGGCTGGATTGTGTTTGAAATTGCTGAAGACCAGTTGAATCTTTACAATGCAACGGCCGACATTGTAATGCaggaaatttcaaaacatggaGATGACTGGTTCTTAAAAGCA GCATCTGGTGTCACTGTCATTGTTCCAACATCAGAACCACAGGCCAGTCAGGAAAACATACTGCCAG TCACTGAGAGCATTGGTGGTGAACATTCGGAACCCACATGTTCTAATGGAATGACTGAGccaatgcatttaaacaagtGCCTTGAAGATTGTGCTAGTGGTGATGAGAATGATTGTTTGTCAGACACAAGCAAGACATCACATATAAAGGCAGCTGAGAATAAAAATAGGCAATCTTTTGTTGCAGTTTCTGACAAAGTAAAGGATATACCTGAAACAATTCATATAGGAAGTTTATCAGTATCGACCaatgttaaatttgataaaaagacaAAAGAGGATAGACCATCAGATGCTGTTATCACTTCCTTGGCTTCAAGACGTCCTGTTAGAAACAGGCGATTGACAGCGAAGTTTATTGATAGTGAGTTTGTGCAAGATTTGCCGCTGTTCACTGGAAGTCAAACTCACGAGCCAAGAAAATCGGAAACAAGTATGTTCAGCAAACAGAACAGTGAAAATGAAACGGAAAGTCAAAATGGCGAAAACAATCAATCTACATTTGAAACtgggttttttaaaaatgagacTAGCAATGAAATGATCACAGAGACTTCACACTGCAGCAACAACGGCAATGATAAATCATTTACAGCAGCAGAGGGTACTGGTCTTGACACAAGTAGAACTAAGAAAAGAATTCAAAAACTGAAAATCAAGAGTAAAGTATTGAATGTAACCAAATCTAGAAGAACCAAGAGTAAGAATAAATCTATTCTTGGAAGAGATGGGAAAAAGAAGACCCATCGATGTGAAACATGTGGAAAAGTTGGGTCAATTCAGATGGTGCGCTATCATGAGCAGGTCCATTCCGGCAATGCACAGTTTTGTTGTGATGTTTGCAACAAACGATTCTACACTAAAGAAGCACTAAGG TCCCATATGATCCAGCATGGCGAGCGCAAGTGGAAGTGTCCACACTGTGATGCAGCGTTCTTCAAGAGGAACTACCTCGAGAACCACGTGCTCAAGCATACGGGAGAGGACCCTTTCAGGCACCAGTGTGATTTATGTGGCGAGAAATTTAA AGAGAGCTACATTCTCCGTAGACATGTGAAAAACTACCACAATCAGATAAGAGACTTCCAGTGTCGTATCTGCAAGAGGATGTTTTTCCGAGCCGACTCCAGGGACCAGCACGAACAGCGCCATTACGAGGCCTACTTACAATGTTCCTATTGCCCGAAGAAGTTCAAGGCTAAGCTAGATCTCAGAAAGCATGAGTTGACACACACAGGTGATAAACAGTTCTTTTGCCCGATCTGTATGCAGGGATTTGGTCAGATCTGGCCTTATTATAAACACATGTGGAGAATACATAATGTGCAGAAGGATAGGGCGAAAGAAATGAGAATTAAGAATCCAGCGATAGTGAATATGAGAAATATAAATGACGAAGAGAGGACTTGTGGTGAAGAAATTATCCTCCCGCCAGAAAATAGAAAGATCGTGCAAAATGAGGTGAAAATGATTTTCAGGCACAGAAAAAGCGCTGAACAACAACCAGTTGTGGAAAATGTTAATCAGAATATTAACCAGAATCATAGCGTTATATATACAGATGTCCATGGAAACATTCTAGAGGGTGTTACATTTTCATCCGATGTTCAAGAAAGTACTAACAgcattaatgataatgaaaattatGGAAACACTGACAATACAGAAACTGACGTTACACTAGATGACACACTTGTGCTTAATGTTGAAGAAAGGATGGGGCAAGATGGAACTATTGTCATCAATACGAACGATATACCGGAGGATGGGGGGAGCTATATAATGTTGGACGATGGTCAAATAGTTGGAAGTGTGGTCATCTGCTCGGACAATGCTAATACTGATTTACAATACACATGA